DNA from Longimicrobiaceae bacterium:
ATCCCCACCACCTGGGCGATGGCGCGGGCCAGCTCGTCCGGGGTGCGGGGTCGGTTCGAGCTCGACATGGCGCTTCCGTACGGGTTCTCGCCTCGCCGGGGCGGGCCTGCGCGGGCCCGCCTGCACCGGCCACGCACCGCGCACGCAAAACGGCGGCCCGCCGCTTCGGCGGCCGGGGTTGGAGGGCCGGCTCCGGCGCGCCTGGGCACCTGCTTTGCGCGCCGCTCCCCCCGGCGTAGATTGCGCGGACCGTCGCCGTGCACCGGTGTCCGCATACCGCTCTGGATCCTCCCGTGGAAAAACCCGAGAAGACCCGCCCCCGCCTCTACCTGATCGACGGCTACGCGCTGATCTACCGCGCCTTCTTCGCGATGATCTCGCGGCCCCTGATCTCGTCCCGCGGGGAGAACACCTCCGCCGCCTGGGGGGTGACCAAGTTCCTCCTCAAGGTGATCGAGCAGCACGAGCCCGACTACCTGGGGATGGTGTTCGACGCGGGGACCTCCGACCGGCACGTGGTCTACCCCGAGTACAAGGCCACCCGCGAGAAGATGCCCACCGAGCTGGACGGGTCGCTCCCGCGGATCCGCCAGGTGGTCGACGCCTTCCGCGTCCCCATCGTGGAGCTGGCCGGCTACGAGGCGGACGACGTGATCGGGACGCTGGCGGCGCAGGCCGCGGACGCGGAGCTGGAGACGGTGATCGTCTCCGGCGACAAGGACTTCTACCAGCTCATCCGCCCCCACGTCTGCCTCCTGAACCCGGGCCGCGGCGGCCCGCAGGCGGTGGAGGAGGAGTGGGTGGACACCCGCAACGCGCACGAGCGGCTGGGCGTGCCGCCGGAGCGCGTGGTGGACTACCTGGGGCTGATCGGCGACACCTCCGACAACGTCCCCGGGGTGCGGGGGATCGGCCCCAAGACGGCGATCCAGCTGATCGAGCGGTTCGGCCCCATCGAGGAGATCCTGGCCCACGCGGGAGAGGTCACCGCCAAGCGGGCGCGCGAGGCGCTGGAGGCGCACCGGGACGACGCGCTCCTTTCCAAGCAGCTGGTCACCATCCGCACGGACCTCGCCATCCCCCTGGACCTGGAGAAGCTGCGCCGGAAGGAGCCGGACCGCGCGCGGCTCAAGGAGCTCTTCCTGGACCTGGACTTCCACTCGCTGGTGCGCGACTACGCCGCCCCGGCCGCGGAGGAGAAGCCGCCCCGGGCCACCGACTACCGGCTGGTGCAGTCCGCGGAGGACGCGCGCGCGCTGGCGGAGCGGATGAAGCGGGAGGGCCGCTTCGCGCTGGATACCGAGACCACCAGCACCGATCCCGTGCGCGCCGACCTCGTGGGGATCTCCGTGGCGCTGAAGCCGGGCGAGGGGTACTACCTCCCCTTCGCGCACTGCCTCCCGGGCGGGGGGCAGGGGGAGCTGCTGGGGGACGAGGGCGCCGAGGAGCAGGCGGAGGCAGAGCCGCCGCTCTGCCTCCCGCCGCTCCTCAGCGACGAGCTGGCGCCGCTGGTGGAGGTGCTGGAGTCCGCCGCTTCCGAGAAGGTGGGGCAGAACCTCAAGTACGACCTGCTGGTGCTGCGGCGGGCGGGGGTGGAGCTGGCCGGGGTCGGCTTCGACACCATGGTCGCCAGCTACCTCCTGGACCCGGGGCGGAGGGAGCACGGGCTGGACTCGCTGGCGCTCCAGTACCTGGACCACCGCACCGTCACCTACGACGAGGTGGCGGGGAAGGGCAAGGCGCAGGTCCCCTTCGCCTGGGTGCCGCTGGAGCGCGCCCGCGACTACGCCGTGGAGGACGCCGACGTCACCCTCCGGCTGGCGGAGCTGTTCGCCCCGGAGCTGGAGAAGCTCCACCTGGACGACCTCTTCCGCCGCATCGAGATGCCGCTGGTCGAGGTGCTCGCGGAGATGGAGTGGAACGGGATCCGCATCGACGAGGCGGTCTTCCACGAGCTGCACCGCCGCCTGGTGGGGCAGCTGGAGGCCGTGCGCACGCAGATCCACGCGGAGGCCGGGGGGGAGTTCAACATCAACTCCAACCCGCAGCTCCGGGAGATCCTCTTCGAGCGGCTGAAGCTGCCGGTCTTCAAGCGCACCAAGACCGGCCCCTCCACCGACGTGGAGGTGCTGCAGGCCCTGGCCGCGCAGGGTCACCGCCTCCCCGAGCTGCTGATGGAGTACCGGCAGCTCGACAAGCTCCTTTCCACCTACGTGGATGCGCTCCCCCGCATGGTGAACCCGGAGACAGGGCGGATCCACACCTCGTTCAACCAGACCATCGCGGCCACGGGGCGGCTCTCCTCCACCGACCCCAACCTCCAGAACATCCCCATCCGCACGGAGCTGGGGGCGGAGATCCGCCGCGGCTTCATCCCCAAGGAGGGGCACGTCTTCTTCTCGGCCGACTACTCCCAGATCGAGCTGCGGATCCTGGC
Protein-coding regions in this window:
- the polA gene encoding DNA polymerase I, which gives rise to MEKPEKTRPRLYLIDGYALIYRAFFAMISRPLISSRGENTSAAWGVTKFLLKVIEQHEPDYLGMVFDAGTSDRHVVYPEYKATREKMPTELDGSLPRIRQVVDAFRVPIVELAGYEADDVIGTLAAQAADAELETVIVSGDKDFYQLIRPHVCLLNPGRGGPQAVEEEWVDTRNAHERLGVPPERVVDYLGLIGDTSDNVPGVRGIGPKTAIQLIERFGPIEEILAHAGEVTAKRAREALEAHRDDALLSKQLVTIRTDLAIPLDLEKLRRKEPDRARLKELFLDLDFHSLVRDYAAPAAEEKPPRATDYRLVQSAEDARALAERMKREGRFALDTETTSTDPVRADLVGISVALKPGEGYYLPFAHCLPGGGQGELLGDEGAEEQAEAEPPLCLPPLLSDELAPLVEVLESAASEKVGQNLKYDLLVLRRAGVELAGVGFDTMVASYLLDPGRREHGLDSLALQYLDHRTVTYDEVAGKGKAQVPFAWVPLERARDYAVEDADVTLRLAELFAPELEKLHLDDLFRRIEMPLVEVLAEMEWNGIRIDEAVFHELHRRLVGQLEAVRTQIHAEAGGEFNINSNPQLREILFERLKLPVFKRTKTGPSTDVEVLQALAAQGHRLPELLMEYRQLDKLLSTYVDALPRMVNPETGRIHTSFNQTIAATGRLSSTDPNLQNIPIRTELGAEIRRGFIPKEGHVFFSADYSQIELRILAHYSEDPAFVEAFRSGEDIHRQTAALIFGVAREAVTREMRDRAKTVNFAVIYGIGAFSLANRLGISNAEGKQFIDAYFERFPGVRAYLDRQIELAREQGYVETLTGRRRYIPEITSRNFNVRAFGERAATNAPIQGSSADIIKIAMIDIHRELKQGKLRAKMLLQVHDELLFEVPREELDELREMVRTRMEGAIELKVPLLVETGVGESWLECK